A window of Kribbella sp. NBC_00382 genomic DNA:
GGGTGGTGTTCATAGTGAACCATCGTAAACCAACAAATTCGAACATGCATCGTGAGACCCGCCACCGCTACTCTTGATCGATGGACGTCGCCCTACCATCGCGTCCTCTCCTGACTATCCGGAGAGGGCGCTAGGAACTCCCAGCTCATGAACGAGACCCTGCTCAACATCGTCCTGATCTTCGTCTTCGTGCTCATCGGCGGTGTCTTCGCCGCCGCCGAGATGGCGCTGGTCTCCCTGCGGGACAGCCAGCTCAAGTCGATCTCCCAGCGCGGCAAGCGCGGTGAGACGGTGGCCCGCGTCGCCGCGAACCCGAACCGCTTCCTGTCCGCCGTCCAGATCGGCGTCACCCTGATGGGCTTCCTGTCGGCCGCCTTCGGTGGCGCGACGCTGGCCGACGGGCTGTCGCCGCGCCTGCAGAAGCTCGGTCTGCCGGAGTCGGTCGCGAACACCGTCGCCCTGATCCTGATCACCGTCGCCATCTCGTACGTGTCTATCGTGCTCGGCGAGCTGGCGGCCAAACGACTCGCGCTGCAGCGGGCCGAGACCTTCGCGCTCGGCCTGGCGCCGCTGGTCGACCGGATCGCGTCCGGCGCCCGGCCGGTGATCTGGCTGCTGTCCAAGTCGACCGATCTGGTGGTCCGGGCGCTCGGCGGTGACCCGAACGCGAACCGCGAGGTGATGAGCGACGAGGAGCTGCGCGAGATCGTCTCCGCGCATGAGTCGCTGGGCGAAGAGGAACGGCGGATCGTCGACGACGTGTTCGAGGCCGGTGGCCGGCAGTTGCGCGAGCTGATGCTGCCCCGGACCGAGGTGGACTTCGTCGACGCGGAGATGCCGGCGTACAAGGCGGTGAAGTTCGCCGCGGAACGGCCGCACTCGCGCTACCCCGTGATGAACGGCTCGGCCGACGACATCGTCGGCTTCGTGCACGTCCGCGACCTGTTCGATCCCGCGGTCGCGACCCGCTCGGTGCGGGTCGGCGATCTCGCGCGCGAAGTACTGATGCTGCCCGACACCGCCAAGCTGCTGCCGACCCTGACCGAGATGCGCCGGCGCAGCACGCACCTGGCGATCGTGCTCGACGAGTACGGCGGTACCGCCGGCATCGTCACGCTCGAGGACCTGGTCGAGGAGCTGATCGGCGACATCAAGGACGAGTACGACGAGGAGTCGCCGGAGACCACCCGGTTGCGCAGTGGCGACGTCGAGGTGGACGGCCTGCTCAACCTGGACGACTTCGCCGACGAGACCGGCGTCGAGCTGCCGGACGGCCCGTACGAGACCGTGGCCGGTTTCGTCGCCGCCCAGCTCGGCCGGGTCCCGGCGGTCGGTGACGAGGGCGCCGTCGACGGCTACAAACTCACCGTCAAGGAGATGGACGGCCGCCGGGTGGCCCGGGTCCGCGTCCATCGCGTCACACCCGCAGATCAGCTCGCGCCGGAGTCAGCAACGCCAGTCGACTGAGTACCACCAGGCCGCCGACGAAGAAGCCGAGGCCTTGGAAGACCAGGACCGGGATGATGCCGACCGTGTCGCCGAGGGCACCGGCGGCCGCGATCCCGACCAGTACGGCGAGGCCTTCGACCGCGAAGAGAGCACCGAAGACGCGACCGCGCGACGCATCGTCGGTGAGCCGCTGGATCACCGTCATCGACCCGGCGACCACGAAGGCGCCGGGCACCCCGACGACGATCATGCAGACGAAGGCAGGCGCCAAACCGTCCCAGAACAAGGGATACAGGAACATCACCAGGTCGATCAGCCCGAAGGCGACCGCCCCGAACCCCCACAGTTTCGCCGCGGAGAAACGGGAGCCGACAGCCGCGGCGATCAGCCCACCCGCGATCCCGCCGACCGCCTGCGACGAGGTGATCAGCCCGTACGCCGTACCGTCGCCGCCCAGCTCGGCCGAGACGAACGGCGCGAACAAGGTGCTCATCACGCCTTCGCCGACGCCGGTCACCAGCCCGAACACGAACACCAGCCGCAGCGCCGGCC
This region includes:
- a CDS encoding hemolysin family protein, translating into MNETLLNIVLIFVFVLIGGVFAAAEMALVSLRDSQLKSISQRGKRGETVARVAANPNRFLSAVQIGVTLMGFLSAAFGGATLADGLSPRLQKLGLPESVANTVALILITVAISYVSIVLGELAAKRLALQRAETFALGLAPLVDRIASGARPVIWLLSKSTDLVVRALGGDPNANREVMSDEELREIVSAHESLGEEERRIVDDVFEAGGRQLRELMLPRTEVDFVDAEMPAYKAVKFAAERPHSRYPVMNGSADDIVGFVHVRDLFDPAVATRSVRVGDLAREVLMLPDTAKLLPTLTEMRRRSTHLAIVLDEYGGTAGIVTLEDLVEELIGDIKDEYDEESPETTRLRSGDVEVDGLLNLDDFADETGVELPDGPYETVAGFVAAQLGRVPAVGDEGAVDGYKLTVKEMDGRRVARVRVHRVTPADQLAPESATPVD